The window CAATATTATCTTTCTTGCTCGCCCGATAGATTGTGACCCAGATGATTTTCCAGGAAAGACATGCTCATGTTGTACTTCACGCCAAGATCCCGTTCGATGCCGCTGGCTGCGCGCGTCCTGTTTGCCGCGCTGATGGGCGCCAGCCTTGCCGCCTGCGGCAACGACGACCCGTCCCCGTCCGTGCCGGTGGCGCAGCAACCGGTGCCCGCGCTTGGCGCCGCCGACCCCTCGCGCGCCTGCAGCGCCAAGTCCGCCAGCATGCGCTGCGCCCCATGAGCGCGGCGTCCCCCCGCACCACCCGACAGGCTTGACCGACCATGACGATGACACCCAACAGCAGACGCGCGTTTTTGCGCAAGGCCGCCAGTATCGGCGGCAGCGCCGCGGCGCTCTCCATGTTTCCGCCCGCGATCAGCAGGGCCCTCGCGGTGGCGGCCAACAACCGCACCGGCACCATCAGGGATGTCGAGCATATCGTCATCCTGATGCAGGAAAACCGTTCCTTCGACCATTACTTCGGCACCCTGAAAGGGGTGCGCGGTTTCGGCGACCGCTTCCCGATCCCGCTGCCGGCCTCGAACGCGATGGGCAAGCACCGGGTCTGGTACCAGCTCAACGACAGCGTGGCGGCGGCGCCGCGCGTGGTCGCGCCCTTCCATCTGAATACCCAGCAAAGCTTCGATACGATGCGGGTGGCCGGCACGCCGCACAGCTGGCCGAACGCGCAGTACGCGTGGAACCACGGCATCCTCGCCAACTGGCCGACGCACAAGCAAAACCATTCGATGGGCTATTACAAGGAAGCCGACATTCCTTTCCAGTTCGCGCTGGCCAACGCGTTTACGGTGTGCGACGCCTATCACAGCGCGTTCCAGGGCGGCACCAACCCGAACCGGGTGTTCGCCTGGACCGGCGCCAACGACCCGCTCAAGCAGGGCAACGGCCCCGTGATCGGCAACAGCTACGACAGCGTCGAGCACGATCCGACCGGCGGCTACGCCTGGCTCACCTACCCGGAACGGCTGCAGGCGGCCGGTATCCGCTGGCAGGTGTACCAGAACATGGCCGACAACTTCACCGACAACCCGCTGGCCGGCTTCAAGCGCTTTCGCGATGCGTTCGCCAATGTGCCCGGGGCCGATCCGCAACTGCGCGAACGGGGCATGAGCACGCGCGACCTCGACCAGCTCAAACTGGACGTGCAGGCTAACCGGCTGCCGCAAGTATCGTTCATCGTCGCTACCGCCGAAGGCTCGGAGCATCCCGGGCCATCGAGCCCGGCGCAGGGCGCCGAGTACACGGCGGCCGTGCTGGACGCGCTGACCTCGAACACCGAGGTCTGGAGCAAAACCGTGCTGTTCCTGATGTTCGACGAAAACGATGGCTTTTTCGACCACGTGCCGCCACCGGCCGCGCCATCGTACGTGCAATGGAACAGCGATGCGAAGCAAGCTGTGCTGGCCGGCGCATCGACCGTCAGCACCGTGGGCGAATATCACGAGTTCGTCACTACCGAAACGATGGAAGCGCCCGCGCTCATGCACCGCCCGTACGGCTTGGGCCCGCGCGTGCCGATGTATGTGATTTCGCCGTGGAGCAAGGGCGGCTGGGTCAACTCACAGGTGTTTGACCACACCTCGGTCATCCGGTTCATCGAAGCGCGTTTCGGCGTGATGGAACCGTCCATCACCCCGTGGCGCCGGGCTGTGTGCGGCGACCTGACGAGTGCATTCAACTTCAAGGACCCGGATGGGGCGGCCTTCGCCAGCGCCTTGCCGGACACCAAGGCACTGGCCGCCCGCGCCCGCGCGCTGCCCGGCACCAAGACGCCGGACTTGCCGGTGCTGCCGGAACTGCCGACCCAGGCGACGGGCACCCGGCCATCGCGCGCCTTGCCGTACGAGCTGCACGTGAGTGCGCGCGTTCATCCCGACAAGGTCGAGGTCGAGCTGCTGTTTTCCAATACGGGCGCGGCGGCGGCAGTGTTCCACGTGTACGACCAGAACCGCCTGACCCAGCCGCCGCGGCGTTACACGGTCGAAGCGAACAAGGACTTGAACGGGGTGTGGGCGCTGGGCGACCAGCACGGCATGTACGACCTGTGGGTGCTGGGGCCGAATGGCTTTCACCGCCACTTCAGCGGCACGGCGTCGCGCCAGGGGCCGCAGCCGGAAATCCAGGTGTGCTACGACATTGCCAACGGCAGCGTGTCGGCCAAGTTGCGCAACAACGGCAACGTGGCGGCCACCTTCGTGCTCAAGGCGAACGCCTACCTCGATGCACCGGCGTGGAACGTGACGGTGGCGGCCGGCGCGCTGTCGGAGCAGGCCTGGCCGCTGTGCGACTGCGGAAACTGGTACGACTTCAGCGTGCGCGTGACGGAACTGCCCGGTTACGTGCGGCGCTTTGCCGGCCGCGTGGAAACGGGCAAGGATTCGATCAGCGACCCGGCCATGGGCGGGCTGGCGCTGGCCGGCGATTGATCGACGACGAATCGGCAACTCGCCGGCGAGTAAGCGTCAGGTAAGTGGGGAGTAAGCGGTGATTAGCCGGCGCATACAGTGCCTGCCCCCGTGGGCGCTACGGCGCCTGCTCGCGCGTCTGCAATTGCTCGCGCAGTTGCCGCGGGTTCAAATGGGTATAGTCCTTGTTGATGTCGAACTTGAGCAGCGGCGTCAGTTGCGGGTCGAGCGGCTTGCGCAGCACGCCCAGGAACTGCGGCGAGGCAACCAGCACCAGCTGGCCGAAGCGGTTTTCGTGCAAGCCCTGCAGCAGGAAGCTGTTAATGCTGCGGGCGAACAGTTCGGTCTCGTGCTCGGTCGGCGTTTGCGGCGGCTTGTAGCTTTTGTTGGGCGCGGCGCCGCCGGTGTTATGGATGCTCTTGGTCGCGGAAGTCGGGCCGATTCTGTCCGTTTCGGTCTCCGTGGTGCGCAGGCGCACCGCCGTATTGACCATATCGTTGATTTCTTCCAGCTCGCCATTGTCGCCAATGTCGCCGGACCCGGCAAAAAAGCGCGCCCGTCCGGCATTGGCCACCACGATCCAGGTCGCCTCCATGACATCTCCTTTCAACCCACGATAAAGGATGTTGGAGTGTCGGGGCGCGCAATGGTTCCGAGCGCCGCCTACGGCGCTGCCGAGAAAGAACTGTGAGAAGGGAACTTGGCTTTCATCGACTCGCGGTTCAATTGCAGGGGCCGTGATGATGTTTTGCGGCAGCGTAAAATGGCAGGCGGAGTAAGGTGCTCATGGTCAGCGGGACCAGTGCAGCACATGCGCGGGCAAAGGAGAAGGGATGCGGTCAGGTTTTATGCGGTTCGGCGCATTCGCCGTTGTCGGGTTGACGATGTTGGCGGCCGGTGTTTTCATCGGCCGTGAATTCGACGTCGATGCCGAACCCGATGGCGTCCTCGTCCCGGAGTGGTACGGAAACAAACGTCCTGATGCGCAATTGTTTCGCGACGTGCGCGAGGGACTGCAGACCTACCGCATGCGCGACGTGCCGCTCGGCCCCGGTGACCTGCGGCTAGTGGAAGACCCTCAAACCGGTCTGATCCAGACTGCGTGGTTTCTCGTTCACAAAGGCGAGTCGTCGCAGAAAGTGCAGATCGCGGTCTGGGGATCGTTGTATCGCATCGATGTCTGGACACGCAGCACGCTGACTGGAAAAATAGAAAAAACGTTCTTCAGCCGCGTTGCGGAGCGCGAGATTCAGCAAGCCATTGAAAAGGTCCGTCACAGCCGCGGCGCGGCCGTGACCAGTCCGGCGAGCTGAACGCCTACGGCGCTGCCGAGAACGAACTGTGTGAAGGGAACTTGGCTTTCATCCACTCGTGGTTCAGTTGCAAGGCTGTGACGATGTCCTGCGGCAGCGAATCGAGGATTTCCGGGTCGTCGCTCGGGGTATCGGCCAGCAGGCTGGCCAGATGAATAATGCCGCCGAGCTTGCTGAACGGATGGGCCGCCATCGGGTCCGACGAGCATTCCAGCGCGCGCACGATCGTCTCCGGGAAGTTCCAGCGCCGGCCCAGCTCGGCCGTGATTTCGCCTTCGCAAAAACCCAGCAGACGCTGTTCGCGCTCCCAGCGCCCGCCCGGCAGGTGCGGCTGCTGTTCGATTTCCGCAAAGGCGGTCGGTTCGGCCTGGTAAATCAGCAATTCGCCCAGGCGCACCATCATCCCGGCCAGCCAGGCATCCTGGCCGTCGCTGCCCAGGCTCGACGAGAGCCACTTGGCATAGCCGGCGCAAGCCATGCTGCTTTTCCAGAATTCATCGCTGTCGAGGCCCGGCAGGTCGGGAAAAGTTTCTGCGAAGCAGGCCGCCAGCGCCAGGGTGCGCACGTGCGACATGCCGGTCATGGCGATGGCGTCGTCGAGCGAATTGACGCCGCGCGAGACGCCGAAGCGGGCGCTGTTGGCCAGGCGCATCAGCTTGGCGGTGAGCGCCGGATCGCGCGCGATGATGGAACTGATCAACTTGGCCGAGGCATCTTCATCATCGAGCGTCTTGATGAGGGAGTGGGCCACTTCGGAGATCACCGGGAGTTTGACGTTCTGAAAAAATGCGGAGAGATCGGACATAGTGCTTCCTTTGAAGGTCAGTCGCGGCGTGGTGAACGGGGAGGCAAACGGAACAGCTTGGACAGGACAAGGGCACCGCCGCCGGGGTGGGCCGGGCGCGTCGATGGGTCAATGGCATTGCGGCATTGGGCAGGCATGCTTCGGTTTTCCCCGGCTTGCGTTGATGATCCAGTCTACTATGAGTAATGCCTCATGCAAACAAAATCCGCAGCGTCCAGGACAGCGCGCCAGGCCCGCGCCGGCGCCGGTCCGGCCACGCGCGCAGACGCTTTCCCGTTTCCTCTACGGGCGACTGGCGCGCCATGCGGGATGCGTAAAAATGCGGCGCGCGCGAGGTGGGCCAAGGGTGTTGTTTTTAGCGTGCGCAAGGGGGAGGGTGGCGGCCGCGCGGACTGACTGTCCTCAATGCCGGGGGCGAATGGCAGAGCAAGATTGACAACGCTTGGGTGTTGGACAATCGAGCGGAGGACTATTGCAATGAATCATAGTAAACCTTGGAGCGTGGGCGCGCTTGCCGCCGTCGCGATAGCCGGATGCGGCAGCGCCATTCCCATCCAGGAGCCGGGTATTGCGCTGCGGGTGCTCTCCAGCGAGCCGGCCTGGGTGTCCGGCGGCGATGCCCGCATCGAGGTCAGCGCTCCGGTGGCACTGCAGGGCAAGCTGGTATTCCGGCTCAATGGCCGCCGCATCGAGCCGCCCATGGCGGGCTCGGGAAACCGCGCCGAAGGCATCATCACCGGTTTGGCCGACGGTGACAACCTGCTGGAAGTGACGTATGTCGATGCGCGCGGCAGGGCCATGTCGGATACGCTGGTGCTGACCAACCATCCCCTGACCGGGCCGATGTTCAGCGGCCCGCAGCAGATGCCCTTCGTTTGCCCGTTCCGAGGAGTCCGGCCTCGGCCAGCCGCTGGTCGACAACCAGGAAGGCATCGGCCATCCGGTATTCGAAGCGGGCAGCAAGCGCTTGCTCGGCTACAGCAGGTACTGCGGCATCAAGCCGCAGGTTCAGTACTTTTACTATACCGGCGACGCGTTCAAGCCATTCGATCCGGCCAGCGCTTACGCCACGCCGCCGCCGGACCTCAAAACCATCACGGTCGATGGCGCCAGCGTGCCGTTCGTGGTGCGGGTCGAAGGCGGCAGCATCAACCGCTTCCTGTACACCATCGCGATGCTGGCGCCCTTTGCGCAGGCGCCAGGCGCGGTGCAGGCGCCGGACGGCTTGCTGTGGAACCGCAGGCTGGTGTACTGGATGCGCGGCGGCGCCGGCATCGGGCATCAGCAGGGCACCGCCATGTGGTTCAACGATGGCCTGTGGAGCGCCGAGCGCCAGCTGATGCCCATGCTGCTGGGCCGTGGGTATGCCGTCATTACCACGTCCGGCAACGAAAGCGGGGTCCAGCTCAATATGCGCCTGTCCGAAGAAACGGCCATGATGACGAAGGAGCATTTCATCGAGGCGTACGGCGTGCCGCGCCATACGATCGGGATCGGCGCTTCCGGCGGCGCGCTGCAGCAGTACCTGCCGGCGCAAAACCGGCCCGGATTGCTGGACGCCGGCATTCCGATCCAGTCCTATCCGGACATGATCACCCAGTCGATTCCGATTTCCGATTGCCCCCTGCTGGAGTAGTATTTCGCCGGCGAGGTGGCTCTCAATCCCGCCTCGCCATGGACCGTGTGAAGCCGGCGCTCCCTGGTCGAAGGCATGAACGCGAGCGATACCGTTATCAATCCCATCACGAAGACGCCCGGATCGACCGAATGCATCACCGGCTGGCAGGAGATCGTGCCGACCGTGATCAATCCCGCCTACAAGGATCCCGAATACGACGAAGCGGCCCGGCGCTACGGCTACCCGGCCGAAGTCTTTGCCGATGTCAAATGGACGCACTGGAACGACCTGGCCAATATCTACGGCACCGACGAACGCAGTTTCGCGCCGACCACGGTCGATAACGTCGGCGTGCAATATGGCCTGGGCGCGCTGGCGCGTGGCCAGATCGGCAAGGACGAATTCTTGCGCGTCAACGCATGCGTGGGCGGATGGAAAAATCAACCGGAATTCGTTTCGTGGGACCGCGCCAGCGATCCTTTCGATGCGCGCAACATGCGGCGCAGCGCGACCTGCCGCGATCCGCACGGCACGCCGGCGCCGCGGCACGAAGGAGATATACAGGCCATGCGCGCCGCCTATATCTCGGGACACGTGTTTACCGGGCGCCGCCTGGCCTTTCCGGCGATCGACCTGCGCCCTTACCTTGAACCGGTGCTCGACATGCACAATGCGCACCAGTCGTTCTCGATCCGGGCGCGCCTGCTGGACGCCAATCCGGCGGCGGCGCGCAACCAGGTGATCTGGTTCAACGCGCCGCAAGTGCCGATGACCACCCTGGTGGGCGACGCCCTGGCGGTGCCGGAGCGCTACCTGGGTACCGGCGTGGCGCCGGCGGAGTTTACCGACCGCTGTATCGACGACAGCGGCGCCGTCATCGCCGCCGGTCCGCACGTCTGGGACGGGATATTGAACCGCAAGCCGCCAGGCGCGTGCACCCGGGCGTTTCCGGTTTACTCAAGCCCGCGCATGGAGGCCGGGGAATCGATCAAGGGCTTGATCTTCAAGTGCACGACCAAGCCGCTGGCGGCGGCGTTCAGGGATGGCACGTATCCGCCCCATGTGGTGTTTACCGCCGAGGAAAAGGCATGGCTGCAGCGGATCTTCCCGCAAGGCGTATGCGACTAACGCCTACCCGACCAGGGCCGGCCAGCCAACTTGTGACCATCACGGCGGGCCCGCTCGTGCCGCGCGAGAGTTGTTGACACGGGCCCATCCGTCATCTAATTTCAATGGTGTTGGCTCAGCGTTCCGAACGCGTCGGTTGATGCTTCAGGAAGTTGACTATGGTCAAGGCTGTTCAGGCATCGCAGAGCAAGATTGAAGACTGGTCGGTCCCGTTCAATCACTCGGAGGCAATCGCCATGACAGCTTGGAACCCAACAGCCGCTTGCGCGCTCGCGGCAATCGTACTGGCCGGATGCGGCGGCACGGTGCATCTGCCGGACCGGAAGATCTCGCTCACCGTGTTGTCGAGCAAGCCGGATGAAGTGTCCGGCGGCGATGCCCGCATTGCCGTCAGCGCGGCCGCCGACATGCCCGGCCAGATGAGATTCCGGCTCAATGGCCAGCGCATCGATCCGCCGATGGCCGCCGCCGGCGCGCGCATGGAAGGCGTGGTGTCGGGCCTGGCCGACGGCCGCAATACGCTGGAAGTGAGTTATACCGATCATGGCGGCAGGGAGGTGTCGGCCGCGCTGGCGCTGACCAACCACCCGGTGACCGGTCCCATGTTCAGCGGTCCGCAGCAGCAGCCTTTTGTGTGCCGCACCCAGGAGTCGGGCCTGGGCCAGCCGCTGGTGGATAACCAGGACGGCATCGGCCATCCGGTGTTCGAGACGTCGGACGGCGCCACGCCGGGCGGGCGCCTGCTCGGGCACAGCCGGTACTGCGCCATCAAAACGCAGATTCACTACTTTTACCACACCGGCGAGGGGTTCAAGCCGTTCGACGCCGTCCAGGGCTACGCCACGCCGCCGGCCGACCTGAAAACCATCACCCTCCATGGCGCCAGCGTGCCGTTCGTGGTGCGGGTCGAAGCCGGCACCATCAACCGCTTTGCGTACACCATCGCCATGCTGGCGCCGTTTCCCGGAGCGGCGGATGCGACGCCGCGCTTCGATACCACGGCCTGGAACCGCAAGCTGGTGTACTGGCTGCGCGGCGGCGTCGGCATCGGCCATCAGCAGGGCACCGCGATCTGGTTCAGCAGCGGCATGCGCGGCATCGAGCGCCAGATCATTTCCCGGGTGCTGGCGCAGGGGTATGCGGTGGTCAATTCGTCCGGCAACGAAGCGGGCGTGCATTACAACATGCGCCTGGCGGAAGAAACGGCCACGATGACCAAGGAACGCTTCATCAAGGCGGTCGGCCAGCCGGCCTTCACGATCGGCATCGGCGGCTCGGGCGGGGCGGTGCAGCAGTATCTGTTCGCGCAAAACCGGCCCGGATTGCTGGATGCCGGCATTCCGGTGCAATCGTATCCGGACATGGTCACGCAAACGATTCCCGTGGCCGACTGCCCGCTGCTGGAGCAGTACTTCAGCGACGAGGTGGCGCTCGATCCCGCCTCGCCGTGGAAGACGTGGACCCGGCGCGCCCTGATCGAGGGCAGCAATGCCAGCGATACGGTGGTCAATCCCCTGACCGACAAGCCGGGATCGACCGAGTGCATCAACGGCTGGCAGGGCGCGGTGCCGACCGTGGTCAATCCCGTCTACAAAGACCCGCGCTATGACCTGGTGGCGCAGAATTACGGCTATCCGGCGGACGTCTTCGCCAAGGTCAAATGGACGCACTGGAACGACCTGGCCAATATCTACGGCACCGACAGCGCCGGCTTTGCGCCATCCCCGATCGACAACGTCGGCGTGCAGTACGGACTTGGCGCGCTGGCGGCGGGGCAGATCGGCACGGATGAATTCTTGCGCATCAATGCCTGCGTCGGCAGCTGGAAAGAGGCGTCGCAGTTCGTCATGTGGGATGCGGCCGCCGACCCGTTCGACGCGCGCAACATGCAGCGCAGCGCCACCTGCCGCGACCCGGCCGGCCAGCCCGCGCCACGGCGCGCGGCAGACCTGTCGGCCGTGCGCGCGGCCTATACGTCCGGCCACGTGTTCACCGGGCAGCGGCTGGACATTCCGATGATCGATGTGCGGCCGTACCTGGAGCCGGTGCTCAACATGCACAACATGCGCCAGGCCTTTTCGGTGCGCGCGCGCCTGCTCGACGCCAATCGCGCGGCGGCGAAGAACCAGGTGATCTGGCTGACGACGGCCGCAGCGGACCAGCCGGCGCACGTCATCGATGCGCTGGGGGTGCTGGACAGCTACCTGAGCACGCGGACCGCGCCCGCGCAATTTACCGACAGCTGTTTTGACGCCGGCGGCGCCGCGATCGCGGCCGGCGCAGCGGTCTGGGACGGCGTGTTGAATCAACAGCCGAAAGGCGCCTGCAGCGCAGCCTTTGCGGTGCATGCAAGTTCGCGCATGGTGGCCGGCGAGTCGGTCAAGGGCGATATCTTCAAGTGCAAGCTGAAACCGGTGGCGGCGGCGCTCGCGGACGGCACCTATCCGCAGGCCGCCCGCTTCAGCACGCGCGACAAGGAATGGCTGGAGCGGATTTTTCCGCAAGGCGTATGCGACTATCGCTTCGGCGACCAGGGCCGGCCGGCGCGCTGGTGACAGCGGCCGGTGGGGGAGCAGCGGCGGCCTATTTGGCGCCGCTGAATTTGAACGCCAGGATCGCGCCCGGATTTCCAGATTTTTGGTGGGCGCGCCGCTGTCGCTGGTGCCGAGCGAGCCTTCGATATCGGTCGCCACGTAGATGGTGGCGCCATCGGCGCTGACCACTATATCGCGAGAGCGGTTCACGGAGCGAAACAGCGGCTCGGCGTCGCCGAGCGGCAGGTGACCGTTCGGATCGAGCCGCACGCGGTAGACGATGCCGCGTTTCAGGCTGCCGATCAGCAGCGAATGCTCCCATCCGGGAACGCCAGCCTTGCCGCCACCCTTGTAATACGTGACCGAGGAAGGCGCCACCGTGGGCCAGCAGATGTAATACAGGCTGTTTTCGGCGCACACCGGGTCCTTGAAACTGAAGCTGCTGTCGACCGTGTAGAAGGTCTTGAGCGGTTCGACGAAGTCCGGATCGGTCCATGCCGATTCGCGCTGCACCGGCACGCCGGGCGGCACGCTGGTGCCGTTCCGGGCCGGGTCCTTGACGCCTTCGCAGCCGCCTTCGGCCGCCGAATAATTGGCGTAGGCGTAGCCGGCGTTATCCTTGTAGGCGGCCACATTCGGCCAGCCGTCATTGCGGCCGGCCAGGCGCCAGTTGATGTATGTATGAGCAACCATGCAATATACGCTACCTGGCGTCAGGCGGACCGGGCCGTGCTTACGGGACCGTGTCGCCCGGCGCCGCCAGCACCTGGGTCCAGTAGACGCGTGCGCTCTCGCCCGCCTGGTTGATGGCGTAGCCCGCGCCCATGTCGGCAAATTGCGCATCCATCACATTGGCGCAGTGGCCCGGGCTGTCGAGCCAGCCAGCGACCACCTCGTCGGCCGAGTCCTGCCCGACCGCGATGTTTTCGCCGATGCGGCGCCAGCGATAGCCGGTGTCGAGCGCGCGCTCGCCCACCATGCGGCCATCCTTGCCGGCGTGGCTGAAATAGCGCTGTTTGGCCATGTCGCTGCTGTGGCCCAGCGCCGTGCTTGCCAGCTCCTCGTTCCAGGCCAGGGGCGGGGCGGCTTCGAACGCTTGCGCGCCGCAGTCGCGGGCGCTGGCGCGGGCGCGGTTGACCGCTTCCAGGATGCGCTGCCCGGCGTCGCGCGGCGGCGGCAGGCGCGAGGCGGCCGAGGGCGGGGCCGGCTGGGCAAACACGATCATCCAGCTGTCGCCGGTGCGTCTTGCGCCCACGTCGGAAAATTGCGTGCTCAGCAGTGTCCTGCAATAGCTGCGTTCGAGGCTGGCCATGACGCGCACGGGATCGGATACCCCTTCCACGAAAATTGCATCGGCGTGCGCCACCGCATAGCCGGCGCGCGCAATCGCCTGGTCCAGCAAGGTGCCGGGAGGAGCCTGGACCCTGGACAGTGCCGCATGCGGCGCCAGCGGTGCGACCGGCCCCATGGCGCGGCCCTGGCAGGTGTGCGGCGCGGCGCGGTAGGCGTTGATCAGCTCGATGAGCGAGGTGCGCTGCTGGGCGCCCGCCGGCAGTGCGGCCAGGAGCAGGCTGGCGGCCAGCCATCGCAGCCGGGTGCGGGTGGACCGGTGTGGCGGGGCAGTGTGTGGAGCGAGGGTCGTCATGGCGGCGATTCTAACAGCGGCCGCCGGACCGGTCGATTCAGCCAATTCCCGGGCAGTAGGGGCGACATTTTTGCTATGCTATCGTTTTTCCACCGGCCGGCGCGTGTGCCCGGGCTGGCGAACCTCATTTACGGAGTAGTGCATATGGCCTCGTTGCAAGAGCAGTTTTTGAAAGCCGGCCTGGTCGACAAAAACAAGGTCAAACAGGCCAATCAGGACAAGAGCAAGCAGAAGAAGGTCGAGCGCCGCACCGGCACCGAGACCGTCGACGAAGCACGCCTGGCCGCCCTCGAAACGCAGCGCAAGAACGCCGAGCGGGCGCGCGAACTCAATGCCCAGCGCGACGCGGCCGCGAACGAAAAGGCGATCGGCGCGCAGATCACCCAGATGGTGCAGAAAAATCGCCAGAGCAAGGGCAATGGCGACATCGCCTACAACTTCACGCACAATAACAAGATCGAGCGTTTCTACGTGTCGGCCGCGGTCCAGGCGCACCTGGTGGCCGGGCGCCTGGTGATCATTCGCCAGGGCGATTCCACCGAGCTGGTGCCGCGCGTGATTGCCGATAAAATCGCCGAGCGCGATGCCTCGATCGTGGTGCGCGTGAATAAAAACAGTACCGAAGTCGATGCGGACGATCCGTACGCAGCGTTCCAGATTCCCGATGACCTGATGTGGTAACGCAGGTCCGCCAGTCAGGTCGCGCGCGCAGGTCCCGGGCGTTCCGAAAAACGGGCGCGGTACTGCAGCGGATTGACGCCGAAATTGCGGAGAAAAACCCGGCGCAGCGTTTGTTCTTCGGCGTAGCCAATCTTCGTGCAAATGGCTTTCAGGGGCAGGGTGCTCGATTCCAGCGCCCGGCAGGCCGCTTCCATGCGCATCGCCTCGACGGTCTTGGCCGGCGTGCGGCCCACCGTGGCGGTGTAGACGCGCACGAAGGTGCGCAGCGACATGTTCGCCATCGTCGCAAGGCGCGCCACGCCGAGGTCTTCGTCGATGTGGCTGGCGATCCATGAATGCAGGCTGGCGAAATTGCCGTCATCGCGCGCCTGCGTGGCCAGGGGAACGCTGAACTGGGATTGTCCGCCGGCGCGCTTGATGAACATCACCAGCTGGCGCGCGGTCTGGATGGCGATCTGGTGGCCATGGTCCGCTTCGATCAGCGCCAGGCTCATGTCGATGCCGGCGGTGACCCCGGCCGAGGTCCAGAGGGCGCCATCCTGGATGAACAGGGCATCGGCATCGACCCGCACTTCCGGGTGGCGCTGCCGGAGGCGATCGACCCAGGCCCAGTGCGTGGCCACGCGGCGAGCGTTCAACTGGCCGGCGGCGGCCAGCACGAACGCCCCGGTGCACACCGAGCACAGTCGCCGCGCGCTGGCCGCGTGCCGGCCGATCCAGGCCACCAGTTCCGGACACACGGTAAATTCCTCGCCCTTGCAGCCGCCCGCGACGATCAGCGTATCGATATCTGCTCCGTCAAGCGTGGCCACGGCGCGCGTGTCGACCGCCAGGCCGGCGCTGGACATGACGCTGCCGCCG of the Massilia violaceinigra genome contains:
- a CDS encoding phosphocholine-specific phospholipase C is translated as MTPNSRRAFLRKAASIGGSAAALSMFPPAISRALAVAANNRTGTIRDVEHIVILMQENRSFDHYFGTLKGVRGFGDRFPIPLPASNAMGKHRVWYQLNDSVAAAPRVVAPFHLNTQQSFDTMRVAGTPHSWPNAQYAWNHGILANWPTHKQNHSMGYYKEADIPFQFALANAFTVCDAYHSAFQGGTNPNRVFAWTGANDPLKQGNGPVIGNSYDSVEHDPTGGYAWLTYPERLQAAGIRWQVYQNMADNFTDNPLAGFKRFRDAFANVPGADPQLRERGMSTRDLDQLKLDVQANRLPQVSFIVATAEGSEHPGPSSPAQGAEYTAAVLDALTSNTEVWSKTVLFLMFDENDGFFDHVPPPAAPSYVQWNSDAKQAVLAGASTVSTVGEYHEFVTTETMEAPALMHRPYGLGPRVPMYVISPWSKGGWVNSQVFDHTSVIRFIEARFGVMEPSITPWRRAVCGDLTSAFNFKDPDGAAFASALPDTKALAARARALPGTKTPDLPVLPELPTQATGTRPSRALPYELHVSARVHPDKVEVELLFSNTGAAAAVFHVYDQNRLTQPPRRYTVEANKDLNGVWALGDQHGMYDLWVLGPNGFHRHFSGTASRQGPQPEIQVCYDIANGSVSAKLRNNGNVAATFVLKANAYLDAPAWNVTVAAGALSEQAWPLCDCGNWYDFSVRVTELPGYVRRFAGRVETGKDSISDPAMGGLALAGD
- a CDS encoding host attachment protein — protein: MEATWIVVANAGRARFFAGSGDIGDNGELEEINDMVNTAVRLRTTETETDRIGPTSATKSIHNTGGAAPNKSYKPPQTPTEHETELFARSINSFLLQGLHENRFGQLVLVASPQFLGVLRKPLDPQLTPLLKFDINKDYTHLNPRQLREQLQTREQAP
- a CDS encoding HDOD domain-containing protein, coding for MSDLSAFFQNVKLPVISEVAHSLIKTLDDEDASAKLISSIIARDPALTAKLMRLANSARFGVSRGVNSLDDAIAMTGMSHVRTLALAACFAETFPDLPGLDSDEFWKSSMACAGYAKWLSSSLGSDGQDAWLAGMMVRLGELLIYQAEPTAFAEIEQQPHLPGGRWEREQRLLGFCEGEITAELGRRWNFPETIVRALECSSDPMAAHPFSKLGGIIHLASLLADTPSDDPEILDSLPQDIVTALQLNHEWMKAKFPSHSSFSAAP
- a CDS encoding DUF6351 family protein, which codes for MTAWNPTAACALAAIVLAGCGGTVHLPDRKISLTVLSSKPDEVSGGDARIAVSAAADMPGQMRFRLNGQRIDPPMAAAGARMEGVVSGLADGRNTLEVSYTDHGGREVSAALALTNHPVTGPMFSGPQQQPFVCRTQESGLGQPLVDNQDGIGHPVFETSDGATPGGRLLGHSRYCAIKTQIHYFYHTGEGFKPFDAVQGYATPPADLKTITLHGASVPFVVRVEAGTINRFAYTIAMLAPFPGAADATPRFDTTAWNRKLVYWLRGGVGIGHQQGTAIWFSSGMRGIERQIISRVLAQGYAVVNSSGNEAGVHYNMRLAEETATMTKERFIKAVGQPAFTIGIGGSGGAVQQYLFAQNRPGLLDAGIPVQSYPDMVTQTIPVADCPLLEQYFSDEVALDPASPWKTWTRRALIEGSNASDTVVNPLTDKPGSTECINGWQGAVPTVVNPVYKDPRYDLVAQNYGYPADVFAKVKWTHWNDLANIYGTDSAGFAPSPIDNVGVQYGLGALAAGQIGTDEFLRINACVGSWKEASQFVMWDAAADPFDARNMQRSATCRDPAGQPAPRRAADLSAVRAAYTSGHVFTGQRLDIPMIDVRPYLEPVLNMHNMRQAFSVRARLLDANRAAAKNQVIWLTTAAADQPAHVIDALGVLDSYLSTRTAPAQFTDSCFDAGGAAIAAGAAVWDGVLNQQPKGACSAAFAVHASSRMVAGESVKGDIFKCKLKPVAAALADGTYPQAARFSTRDKEWLERIFPQGVCDYRFGDQGRPARW
- a CDS encoding CAP domain-containing protein → MTTLAPHTAPPHRSTRTRLRWLAASLLLAALPAGAQQRTSLIELINAYRAAPHTCQGRAMGPVAPLAPHAALSRVQAPPGTLLDQAIARAGYAVAHADAIFVEGVSDPVRVMASLERSYCRTLLSTQFSDVGARRTGDSWMIVFAQPAPPSAASRLPPPRDAGQRILEAVNRARASARDCGAQAFEAAPPLAWNEELASTALGHSSDMAKQRYFSHAGKDGRMVGERALDTGYRWRRIGENIAVGQDSADEVVAGWLDSPGHCANVMDAQFADMGAGYAINQAGESARVYWTQVLAAPGDTVP
- a CDS encoding DUF2058 domain-containing protein, translating into MASLQEQFLKAGLVDKNKVKQANQDKSKQKKVERRTGTETVDEARLAALETQRKNAERARELNAQRDAAANEKAIGAQITQMVQKNRQSKGNGDIAYNFTHNNKIERFYVSAAVQAHLVAGRLVIIRQGDSTELVPRVIADKIAERDASIVVRVNKNSTEVDADDPYAAFQIPDDLMW
- a CDS encoding GlxA family transcriptional regulator, translated to MPASTTRRIVFLAYEDMNLLDLAGPLQAFATANRLGQVEGAPLLYETVIASVSGGSVMSSAGLAVDTRAVATLDGADIDTLIVAGGCKGEEFTVCPELVAWIGRHAASARRLCSVCTGAFVLAAAGQLNARRVATHWAWVDRLRQRHPEVRVDADALFIQDGALWTSAGVTAGIDMSLALIEADHGHQIAIQTARQLVMFIKRAGGQSQFSVPLATQARDDGNFASLHSWIASHIDEDLGVARLATMANMSLRTFVRVYTATVGRTPAKTVEAMRMEAACRALESSTLPLKAICTKIGYAEEQTLRRVFLRNFGVNPLQYRARFSERPGPARAT